The following proteins are encoded in a genomic region of Phaeodactylum tricornutum CCAP 1055/1 chromosome 1, whole genome shotgun sequence:
- a CDS encoding predicted protein encodes MESHRYIRRQLSHNKLDSYNALLVDHLHHDLEYWTNGRTTYVNNKVTLSKTVADKVASHVSTSVTPLWKATLSPVSAHRRTMVSSKRPRSTVSSSTQPSDPHVVRNSLLAGSISGMTSTFAMYPLESSSLHSNTHHGPLQTFRHTLQNGGVRALYTGLTMPLAAQAVYKGTVFAVNNVTQRAILEWKTLENHKQGVLQNATLTMTDRFVAGSVGGAVNAFLFVTPVEFVRNQLIAQHSKLAAGRTVARLASGSWDVVRHAVQTHGATSLWRGAGMAVTRDAVGCGCFFYTMAWTQKQLTPRNEVPSFPVTVLSGGMAGLAFWVSILPLDTLKTWIQSSDLTESVSASESLQRVYRQSGYQGLVQQLFRGWQVAYGRGIPSAAITISVYSMAYGMLQEGSNGL; translated from the exons ATGGAATCGCACCGGTACATTCGTAGACAGCTCTCGCACAATAAGCTGGACTCGTATAACGCTCTTCTCGTAGATCACTTGCACCACGACCTGGAATACTGGACCAACGGCCGTACCACATacgtcaacaacaaggttACCCTAAGTAAAACCGTCGCGGACAAAGTTGCGTCGCACGTCTCCACGAGTGTCACGCCTTTGTGGAAGGCAACTTTGTCTCCCGTTTCGGCACACCGTCGGACCATGGTGTCGTCTAAACGCCCCCGCTCGACCGTCTCATCCTCGACGCAACCATCGGACCCACACGTGGTACGGAATTCACTACTCGCGGGCAGTATTTCCGGTATGACGTCCACCTTTGCCATGTATCCCTTGGAG TCCAGTTCTTTGCACAGTAACACACATCACGGTCCACTGCAAACATTTCGCCATACCTTGCAGAATGGTGGGGTACGTGCGCTTTACACCGGCCTCACTATGCCACTCGCCGCTCAAGCCGTGTACAAGGGAACCGTCTTTGCCGTCAACAACGTCACACAACGTGCCATTCTCGAATGGAAAACATTGGAAAATCACAAACAGGGAGTTTTGCAAAACGCCACGTTGACCATGACGGATAGATTTGTGGCCGGTTCCGTCGGAGGTGCCGTGAACGCATTTTTGTTCGTCACACCCGTCGAGTTCGTTCGCAACCAGCTGATTGCGCAGCACTCGAAACTCGCCGCCGGTCGAACGGTGGCGCGCTTGGCCTCGGGCAGTTGGGATGTGGTGCGGCATGCCGTCCAAACACACGGGGCCACGTCTTTGTGGAGGGGTGCAGGCATGGCGGTCACGCGGGATGCGGTTGGATGTGGATGTTTCTTTTACACCATGGCGTGGACACAAAAGCAACTCACACCCCGTAACGAAGTTCCATCGTTCCCAGTGACGGTATTGTCGGGGGGTATGGCAGGTCTCGCTTTTTGGGTTTCCATTCTGCCGCTGGATACGCTCAAAACATGGATTCAAAGTTCCGACTTGACAGAATCTGTGTCGGCGTCTGAGTCTCTGCAACGCGTCTATCGCCAAAGTGGTTACCAAGGACTCGTGCAGCAACTCTTTCGGGGATGGCAAGTGGCCTACGGCCGCGGTATTCCCTCCGCTGCTATTACAATTTCGGTATACTCCATGGCGTACGGAATGTTGCAAGAGGGTAGCAACGGTTTGTGA
- a CDS encoding predicted protein: MKFHREALSVVWASSLVTTLPSVIVPAQAWIPHAQRVSRPIARGVLSVSSGTSRAYSWLTATVLADDNVSSSSNADGRSGTTQPALGHEIAQGTIVSAFPGGLTAVHIDDSWTSTDEADAVPSSVEAVSVATPKVSKPVTVTAAGDLLGMHVGFPNGSVGVVVAHRPPVVFVYNDDDLASKDGPVKVFDSRATVTLSEQAKVVDVFGRYAVKGEESISNDQKLEKGAKERVMFAPIPQVKDIALINTPMLTGITMVDALAPIGRGQNMLVIGHDVHDMRGLATDFLQTQLRDNAGVQCVYAAIQDPKDVQQRLQRAGLDDQVHVVIPTLRAKGKDPASKAAEAVAMAGTACAIAESYALDQGKHAVVVIDTIDLHKTLWDATTRVLVDVFGVDAVVEGDRNGAASSEMRAFYSSLIQRAGQYNQRRGGGSVTLVLLTSIPPANADETTVFEETEFASSNDKVKTRIQMLVSKKIPLTVANLQKIGIPIPSASEGQRRLVLQHVDDLISMSDGQIWFDERLQAAGQSPPMDPQRSVTRIGIGADTPSRADAPALRRIVERLRLDLSQAASMDGADVTSKASQSQIRKQQALLLAMYQPAGAGGRRLSESCTAVLAASEGYLDQAVDHGALAGTQQGRDVVQALLEHVNAVSPATMREIDSSLDINTETRRDLTDAIASHF; the protein is encoded by the coding sequence ATGAAGTTTCATCGGGAAGCTCTTTCCGTCGTCTGGGCGAGCTCGTTGGTGACAACGTTGCCGAGTGTGATTGTCCCGGCACAGGCTTGGATCCCCCACGCACAACGAGTGTCGAGACCTATTGCGAGAGGAGTGTTGTCCGTCTCCTCTGGTACTAGCCGAGCTTATTCCTGGTTGACAGCCACTGTTTTGGCGGACGACAACGtctcttcctcgtccaacgCCGATGGTCGAAGCGGCACCACTCAGCCGGCACTTGGTCACGAAATTGCGCAAGGCACCATCGTCTCCGCTTTTCCGGGAGGTTTAACTGCTGTACACATTGACGATTCCTGGACTTCAACCGACGAGGCTGACGCCGTTCCCAGTAGTGTGGAGGCCGTGTCCGTCGCGACGCCCAAGGTATCCAAACCGGTCACCGTTACGGCTGCTGGCGATTTGCTGGGCATGCACGTAGGCTTCCCCAATGGTTCCGTCGGGGTGGTCGTTGCGCATCGACCGCCAGTCGTTTTCGTCTACAACGATGACGATTTAGCTTCGAAAGATGGACCCGTCAAGGTGTTTGATAGCAGAGCCACCGTGACGCTTTCGGAACAAGCCAAAGTGGTCGACGTGTTTGGGCGTTACGCTGTAAAAGGAGAGGAAAGCATCAGTAACGACCAAAAACTGGAGAAAGGCGCGAAAGAGCGGGTCATGTTTGCTCCGATTCCACaagtcaaggatattgcaCTCATTAACACTCCCATGCTGACGGGAATTACCATGGTCGACGCGTTGGCACCAATTGGTCGCGGACAAAATATGCTCGTTATTGGACACGACGTGCACGATATGCGTGGCTTGGCTACGGACTTTTTGCAAACGCAATTGCGGGACAACGCCGGTGTCCAGTGCGTCTACGCGGCTATTCAGGATCCCAAGGATGTCCAGCAGCGACTTCAAAGGGCGGGATTGGATGATCAGGTGCACGTCGTGATACCAACACTACGTGCCAAAGGCAAGGATCCAGCGTCCAAGGCTGCCGAAGCTGTGGCCATGGCAGGGACCGCCTGCGCAATTGCCGAAAGTTACGCTCTGGACCAAGGCAAGCACGCCGTGGTTGTCATCGACACCATTGATTTGCACAAGACGCTGTGGGACGCCACGACGAGGGTTCTGGTTGATGTGTTTGGTGTCGACGCGGTGGTGGAAGGCGATCGCAACGGTGCGGCTTCGTCCGAGATGCGGGCCTTTTATTCGTCTCTTATCCAGCGTGCGGGGCAGTACAACCAACGGAGGGGCGGTGGCAGCGTCACGCTAGTGCTCCTGACGAGCATACCCCCTGCGAATGCCGACGAGACGACCGTCTTCGAGGAAACTGAATTCGCCAGTTCGAACGACAAGGTGAAAACCCGGATCCAGATGCTCGTGAGCAAAAAAATTCCGCTCACTGTTGCCAATCTGCAAAAGATCGGAATTCCCATCCCTTCAGCGTCGGAAGGTCAACGGCGACTGGTGCTCCAGCATGTGGATGATTTGATCAGCATGTCGGATGGTCAAATTTGGTTTGACGAACGTTTACAGGCCGCGGGACAGTCTCCCCCCATGGATCCTCAACGCAGCGTTACGCGCATCGGGATTGGTGCCGATACACCGTCCCGGGCTGACGCCCCCGCACTCCGACGAATCGTGGAGAGGTTGCGTTTAGATTTATCCCAGGCAGCGTCCATGGACGGAGCCGATGTGACCAGCAAAGCGAGTCAATCGCAAATACGCAAGCAGCAggctttgttgttggctaTGTACCAGCCGGCGGGGGCTGGCGGCCGGCGTTTGAGTGAATCCTGTACGGCCGTCTTGGCGGCGTCGGAAGGATATTTGGACCAGGCGGTGGACCATGGAGCCCTCGCGGGTACCCAGCAAGGAAGGGATGTCGTGCAGGCTCTGTTGGAACACGTTAACGCGGTATCACCCGCAACGATGCGCGAAATTGATTCTAGTCTCGATATCAATACCGAAACGCGGCGCGATTTGACGGACGCGATTGCGTCCCATTTCTAG
- a CDS encoding predicted protein → MRRIQRTTLRRFVYAIALLLGILFVSVQAWEWSDVTGGSIDFSAAASLLTYEEVTEMRVRDIKRRLARNHGFSADELSRMLDKKELIQALAFEEEKLRLTAEADMKRALFKQSVLVAVIAIFIAMCWPLLQHAYEVAHVNLVVYTDRKKLEAVRCWELRTYTGMFLVLVMLAIDVLQIWLSGSILLSWVTRSKYLFPVPSIPIRPAQLMGGDISRTSLASYGINVGPMAISWILRYANNQVERWTGRAMSQAQKSQRKAERANETSQERATRRAARKEAKRAAQERATGTPASNSNRGEPSGDIPEWMAPPHGSGRHAEPQPQPPPSREHEAFLQESMDSMNIPASGFDELD, encoded by the coding sequence ATGAGAAGAATCCAGAGGACGACACTACGGAGGTTCGTGTACGCAATTGCGTTGTTGCTCGGCATTCTTTTCGTCTCGGTACAAGCTTGGGAATGGTCAGACGTGACCGGTGGCAGCATCGACTTTTCGGCCGCGGCCAGCTTATTGACTTACGAAGAAGTAACAGAAATGCGAGTTCGAGACATCAAACGACGATTGGCACGAAATCACGGTTTTTCAGCCGATGAGCTATCTCGGATGCTGGACAAGAAGGAATTAATCCAAGCTTTGGCgtttgaagaagaaaagctcCGACTGACAGCAGAAGCCGACATGAAACGAGCGCTGTTCAAGCAAAGTGTACTAGTGGCCGTCATCGCAATCTTCATTGCTATGTGCTGGCCATTGTTGCAACATGCCTACGAAGTGGCTCATGTAAATTTAGTAGTCTACACCGACCGCAAGAAGCTGGAGGCTGTCCGATGTTGGGAACTTCGAACCTATACGGGGATGTTTCTAGTGCTAGTCATGCTTGCAATTGATGTTTTGCAAATTTGGCTTTCCGGCTCCATTTTATTGTCTTGGGTAACGAGATCGAAATATCTTTTTCCGGTTCCGAGTATTCCCATTCGGCCAGCCCAATTGATGGGCGGCGACATTAGTCGCACATCGTTGGCGAGCTACGGCATCAACGTCGGACCGATGGCAATCAGTTGGATACTACGGTATGCCAACAACCAAGTTGAACGATGGACGGGTCGGGCCATGTCCCAGGCGCAAAAATCCCAACGAAAAGCAGAACGGGCCAACGAAACATCTCAGGAACGCGCGACACGAAGAGCAGCGCGTAAAGAAGCCAAACGGGCAGCCCAAGAACGTGCGACCGGTACACCTGCATCTAATTCAAACAGGGGAGAACCATCGGGCGACATTCCCGAATGGATGGCGCCGCCGCACGGCTCTGGACGACATGCCGAACCACAACCTCAGCCGCCGCCCAGTCGAGAGCACGAAGCATTTCTGCAAGAATCGATGGACTCAATGAACATACCGGCATCCGGGTTCGATGAATTGGATTGA
- a CDS encoding predicted protein, with protein MADDAAGDANGGALLSDPVDVIIDKLLSVRGARPGKQVDLSEAEIKMLCLRSRDLLIGQPMLLELEAPIKICGDVHGQYYDLLRLFEYGGFPPESNYVFLGDYVDRGKQSLETICLLLAYKIKYPENFFVLRGNHECASINRIYGFYDECKRRFGIKLWKTFTDCFNCLPCAAVIDEKIFCMHGGLSPELTSLDQVKRIVRPTDVPDTGLLCDLLWSDPDKEIDGWGENDRGVSFTFGEDIVAQFLHKHDLDLICRAHQVVEDGYEFFARRQLVTLFSAPNYCGEFDNAGAMMSVDETLMCSFQILKPAEKRQRFSYQGGTQGRQGTPQAGK; from the exons ATGGCTGATGATGCCGCAGGAGATGCTAATGGCGGAGCTTTACTAAGCGATCCTGTTGATGTTATCATCGACAAGTTACTGAG CGTTCGTGGTGCTCGGCCTGGAAAGCAAGTAGATCTTTCCGAAGCAGAGATCAAGATGTTGTGCCTCCGGAGCCGCGATCTTCTCATCGGACAACCGATGCTcttggaattggaagcaCCGATCAAGATTTGTGGTGACGTACACGGGCAGTACTACGATCTGCTTCGCCTTTTCGAATACGGTGGGTTCCCCCCAGAGTCCAACTACGTCTTTCTCGGAGATTATGTGGATCGTGGAAAGCAGAGTCTGGAAACGATCTGCCTGCTGTTGGCATACAAGATCAAGTACCCCGAGAATTTTTTTGTCCTCCGTGGAAACCACGAATGCGCCTCTATTAATCGAATCTACGGTTTCTATGATGAGTGTAAACGACGCTTCGGTATTAAACTCTGGAAGACTTTTACCGATTGCTTCAATTGTCTTCCTTGTGCTGCCGTGATTGATGAAAAGATCTTTTGCATGCACGGAGGGTTAAGTCCTGAACTCACCAGCTTGGACCAAGTGAAACGCATTGTTCGACCTACCGATGTCCCGGATACCGGTTTGCTCTGCGATCTTCTTTGGTCGGATCCGGATAAGGAAATCGATGGATGGGGCGAGAACGATCGAGGTGTCTCGTTTACCTTTGGGGAAGATATTGTCGCTCAATTCCTGCACAAgcacgatttggatttgattTGCCGCGCGCATCAAGTCGTGGAGGATGGGTATGAATTCTTTGCCCGCCGACAGCTCGTTACATTATTTTCGGCGCCCAACTACTGCGGTGAATTCGATAACGCCGGTGCCATGATGAGTGTTGACGAGACGCTCATGTGCAGTTTCCAGATTTTGAAACCGGCTGAAAAGAGGCAGAGGTTCTCCTACCAGGGTGGTACTCAGGGAAGACAAGGAACGCCCCAGGCAGGCAAGTAG
- a CDS encoding predicted protein has product VDFSELNMIEIIGGGGFGQVWKAMWNGTPVAVKVLSGSAQSKNVPRSVLEEFAAEINLLRGMRHPNICMYMGASVVPPNRAIITELAANGSLWDALRLPLTAPYVACDGEVAVGTARAMAYLHAGVPPVLHRDLKSANILLDKSYTAKVCDFGLSRLKAHERSMTGNCGTVQWMAPEVLANKSYNEKADVFSYGIICWELLTRECPYEGMTAIQCALAVLNRDRRPEIPKWCPQPLHALIRSCIKKNATERPNFAQIIHALDSMP; this is encoded by the exons GTAGATTTCAGTGAATTAAACATGATCGAAATAATAGGCGGTGGAGGGTTCGGTCAAGTTTGGAAGGCGATGTGGAACGGCACACCAGTTGCCGTCAAAGTCCTGTCGGGGTCTGCTCAATCCAAGAACGTCCCGAGATCggttttggaagaatttgcAGCCGAGATTAATCTTTTGCGTGGAATGCGGCACCCCAACATATGCATGTACATGGGGGCGTCTGTCGTCCCTCCGAATCGCGCCATTATAACTGAATTGGCGGCAAATGGCTCACTCTGGGATGCATTGCGTCTACCATTGACGGCCCCTTACGTGGCCTGTGACGGC GAAGTAGCCGTAGGGACAGCTCGAGCAATGGCCTATTTACACGCCGGCGTTCCTCCCGTGCTTCATCGTGACCTCAAGTCAGCCAATATTCTACTTGACAAAAGCTATACGGCGAAAGTGTGCGATTTTGGATTGAGTCGCCTGAAAGCGCACGAACGGAGCATGACAGGTAACTGTGGCACTGTACAATGGATGGCACCCGAGGTGTTGGCCAACAAAAGCTACAACGAAAAGGCGGACGTCTTCAGCTATGGCATCATTTGTTGGGAACTATTGACTCGCGAATGTCCATACGAAGGCATGACAGCCATTCAATGTGCCTTGGCTGTCTTGAATCGAGATCGTCGTCCCGAAATCCCAAAGTGGTGCCCTCAGCCATTGCATGCTTTAATTCGTTCGTGCATAAAGAAGAATGCCACCGAGCGTCCTAATTTCGCCCAAATCATACACGCACTGGATTCCATGCCATAA
- a CDS encoding predicted protein — MLRNHILSKTCYRSLVGRLSSVGVSPTTNVIRTVENSLVLRSSLATPKFSSHSTPKNANRDELYESNFGDKLDESDFLEFGKQATIEKKIPQGSKDNTEETDSSVPSQTNPVERTIKEAKAMGQKVVGKAKDAASAIKKNMQELSTPSASVSGSSSRTLSEEEVKQKTYTDAFDESDSIEIGKKATGKIAKPK, encoded by the coding sequence ATGTTGCGGAATCATATACTGTCCAAAACATGCTATCGAAGCCTTGTCGGGCGCTTATCGTCCGTGGGGGTTTCTCCCACTACGAATGTCATTCGCACGGTTGAAAATAGTCTCGTGTTGAGGTCGAGTTTAGCGACCCCAAAGTTTTCGTCTCATTCGACTCCCAAGAATGCGAATCGGGATGAGCTCTACGAATCTAATTTTGGCGATAAGCTCGACGAAAGCGACTTTTTGGAGTTCGGAAAACAGGCCACCATAGAGAAGAAAATCCCGCAGGGCTCAAAAGACAATACGGAGGAGACGGATTCTTCCGTCCCCAGCCAAACCAACCCCGTGGAACGGACAATAAAGGAAGCCAAAGCTATGGGCCAGAAGGTTGTCGGAAAAGCTAAGGATGCGGCTTCGGCTATCAAGAAAAATATGCAGGAATTGTCCACACCATCTGCTTCTGTTTCCGGTTCTTCATCAAGAACTCTTTCCGAGGAAGAAGTCAAGCAGAAAACGTATACTGATGCtttcgacgaaagcgatTCGATTGAAATTGGCAAGAAAGCAACCGGAAAAATTGCCAAACCTAAATAG
- a CDS encoding predicted protein, protein MMSNHHCSNTNQQLQEKRLKINGSNSNNSSPSRSLARMASHQHRVLLYATCYNVLDGVTLTIRKLEQEILNAGHLVCVLTTRSGDMANTNLDGSHPNRNIIFLDNAKPIPFLNDPNQPDLAYQLGFGLSATVRRQLDEFEPSIVHITCPDCTALHVIQYARLKEIPIMGTYHSNIPEYMEHYPGLSWLKHILSCFFRHQYNFLQALYVPTPYIQKHLEDNHEMDKVTSLQVWGRGVDIDRFNPSFRSLKYRRDLGIGDDTVVISWVGRLVPEKRVDIFADTVRRLSAQGLNVHALVVGAGPAEEEIKSLPNTTFAGWMNADQLAVAYASCDVFLFPSSVETFGNVTLEAMASGLPVVVEQGCSGHLVRHGENGYACQAGDADAFFECTRDLVVDQTRREAFRETSRNMSLSLEKRAVVRRMLDHYTRVTDEFYMEYGGHHANRDQVYRHTGSFRAGSHPRPLILVFIEYLFIVLFQVIWNMTEMFLYMQQALGSVRPVATPPVSPIRASVKKASSEPYPERNDTGLSIVNLETIRLVDDAEDSLLGEESTDGDTHTTNSFSHESASDSRYGCCVGGEHQAFGDCQLSHTLSKSFIRTVEFQCRMESRIRNGCNTCCTMSLLPSRKRKNSMDSYQNDEMPLRTRSSEPETEVPVCVMEGSQALQPKRVMRRNQNVTMVEV, encoded by the exons ATGATGAGTAACCATCACTGCAGCAACACGAATCAGCAGCTCCAGGAAAAGAGATTGAAGATAAATGGTAGCAACAGTAACAATAGCAGTCCATCGAGAAGCTTGGCACGGATGGCCTCACATCAGCACCGTGTGTTGCTGTACGCAACCTGTTACAACGTCCTGGATGG AGTGACCTTGACGATCCGCAAGCTTGAACAAGAGATCCTCAACGCCGGGCATCTTGTGTGCGTGCTGACTACCCGTTCGGGAGATATGGCCAATACCAATCTAGACGGTTCTCATCCCAATCGCAATATCATCTTTCTCGACAACGCAAAGCCTATTCCCTTTTTGAACGATCCAAATCAACCCGATTTGGCGTATCAACTCGGTTTTGGCCTTTCGGCTACCGTTCGGAGACAGCTGGATGAATTTGAACCTTCCATTGTACACATTACCTGCCCCGACTGTACGGCCTTGCACGTCATTCAGTACGCCCGACTCAAGGAAATACCCATCATGGGAACCTACCATTCCAACATTCCCGAGTATATGGAGCATTACCCGGGCCTTTCCTGGCTCAAGCACATTCTGAGCTGTTTCTTTCGCCATCAGTACAATTTTTTGCAGGCCCTATACGTACCAACGCCCTACATTCAAAAACACCTCGAAGACAACCACGAAATGGACAAGGTCACGTCACTCCAAGTATGGGGTCGTGGCGTCGATATCGACCGATTCAACCCCAGTTTTCGCTCCCTCAAATACCGCCGAGATTTGGGGATTGGCGACGATACCGTGGTTATTTCGTGGGTAGGACGATTGGTTCCGGAGAAAAGGGTCGATATTTTTGCCGATACTGTGCGCCGTCTCAGTGCCCAAGGACTTAACGTGCACGCTCTCGTAGTTGGTGCCGGACCAGCCGAAGAAGAGATCAAATCTCTTCCCAATACAACCTTCGCCGGTTGGATGAATGCCGACCAACTCGCCGTGGCTTACGCCTCTTGTGACgtctttctctttccatCGTCCGTTGAAACCTTCGGCAACGTTACTCTTGAAGCCATGGCGTCGGGATTGCCGGTCGTTGTGGAACAAGGATGCTCCGGTCATCTCGTGCGCCACGGGGAAAACGGGTACGCTTGTCAAGCAGGCGATGCGGATGCCTTTTTTGAATGTACCCGAGATCTCGTGGTAGACCAGACACGGCGCGAGGCCTTTCGCGAAACGTCAAGGAATATGAGTCTATCGTTGGAAAAACGTGCCGTTGTACGAAGGATGCTTGATCACTACACTCGAGTGACGGACGAATTTTATATGGAATACGGTGGACACCACGCCAACCGTGATCAAGTCTACCGCCACACGGGGTCCTTTCGCGCGGGGAGTCACCCACGTCCCCTCATCCTCGTGTTTATTGAATATTTGTTCATTGTACTTTTTCAAGTGATTTGGAACATGACGGAAATGTTCCTGTATATGCAACAGGCCTTGGGGTCGGTGCGGCCGGTCGCCACTCCCCCTGTGTCACCGATCCGCGCGTCGGTCAAGAAAGCGAGTTCAGAACCGTATCCAGAAAGGAACGACACGGGTCTTTCGATTGTCAATCTCGAAACAATTCGTCTCGTGGATGATGCGGAAGATTCCCTGCTGGGGGAAGAGTCCACCGACGGTGATACCCATACGACGAACAGCTTTAGTCACGAGTCAGCGAGCGACTCTCGATACGGATGCTGTGTGGGAGGTGAACATCAAGCTTTTGGGGACTGTCAATTGTCGCACACACTGTCCAAGTCGTTTATCCGGACGGTTGAATTTCAATGTCGCATGGAATCGCGCATTCGCAACGGTTGCAATACGTGCTGCACCATGTCTCTATTGCCGTCGCGGAAGCGCAAGAACTCCATGGACAGCTACCAAAACGACGAAATGCCTCTGCGCACGCGTTCGTCCGAACCGGAAACAGAAGTGCCCGTGTGTGTCATGGAAGGATCGCAGGCGCTGCAGCCAAAACGAGTTATGCGACGCAACCAAAATGTAACTATGGTGGAAGTCTGA
- a CDS encoding predicted protein, with product MLTSAFTSFPGRASSILQKNAKVYGPKHALDIEKSSSCWNSDGTQENCQWFVVDFNRPVEPYQVNVQFQAGFSVETCTVALKTSENDAWEPVDELEFHDVHEIQTKNLREMKPCTALKLTLEDFTDFYGRVTIYRIEVWGKELVQG from the coding sequence ATGTTGACTTCTGCATTCACCTCATTTCCGGGAAGAGCTTCGTCGATCCTACAAAAAAACGCGAAGGTTTACGGGCCAAAGCATGCCTTGGACATTGAGAAAAGCTCTAGCTGCTGGAATTCGGATGGCACACAAGAAAACTGTCAATGGTTTGTCGTGGACTTTAACCGACCCGTCGAGCCCTACCAGGTGAATGTACAATTCCAAGCCGGTTTTAGCGTCGAAACGTGCACTGTCGCCTTAAAGACGTCCGAGAATGACGCATGGGAACCTGTCGACGAACTGGAGTTTCACGATGTGCACGAAATACAAACAAAAAACCTGAGAGAAATGAAACCGTGCACTGCTCTCAAACTGACACTCGAAGACTTCACCGACTTTTACGGCCGGGTAACAATTTATCGAATAGAAGTTTGGGGTAAAGAATTGGTTCAAGGGTAA
- a CDS encoding predicted protein: protein MLSQLPRAAIRLLPRRQPNLHCYRYHSKPTSLTAQAGRVHRVLSAKADSNLTYDDLATCLGVTNTYAAQLLLGQAKLTPETAKKLRAALPAVSDDDLEDMQNSFPMRSYDDEILKEPHVYRTYEAITHYGEAMKAIINEQCGDGIMSAIDFYCDVGTSIGKHGEKRVVITFNGKFLPFIEQKAEDNGAMSPRD from the coding sequence ATGCTGTCTCAGTTGCCTCGCGCAGCGATTCGTTTGCTGCCTCGTCGTCAACCTAATCTTCACTGCTATCGGTACCACTCAAAGCCCACGAGCCTGACTGCCCAAGCCGGACGTGTACATCGAGTATTGAGTGCCAAGGCTGACTCGAATTTGACCTACGACGATCTGGCGACGTGTTTGGGGGTAACCAATACTTATGCTGCGCAATTACTACTGGGCCAAGCTAAATTGACACCAGAGACGGCGAAGAAACTACGCGCAGCACTTCCGGCCGTCTCGGACGACGATTTAGAGGATATGCAAAATTCATTCCCTATGCGAtcgtacgacgacgaaataCTAAAAGAGCCGCATGTTTATCGGACGTATGAAGCTATTACGCATTACGGAGAAGCAATGAAAGCAATCATAAATGAACAATGCGGAGATGGTATCATGAGTGCGATCGATTTTTATTGCGACGTGGGAACGAGTATTGGCAAACACGGTGAGAAGCGTGTCGTGATCACCTTCAACGGTAAATTTCTACCGTTCATTGAACAGAAAGCGGAAGATAACGGAGCCATGAGTCCAAGAGACTAA